In one Parcubacteria group bacterium genomic region, the following are encoded:
- the nusB gene encoding transcription antitermination factor NusB, whose product MANRHLSRSIALQTLYEWDFNGSKDSHLDEILERNIEEFGPGIEDDKFVRDLIKGVLENREKIDEIIVKTAPEWPLGQIGLVDRNVLRLGIYELLFGKREEVPPKVAINEAIELAKSFGGETSGKFINGVLGTIYRAIGEPGKEEGGPRRGKEKLDEQKNDKE is encoded by the coding sequence ATGGCAAACAGGCACCTTTCACGATCAATTGCCCTTCAAACCCTTTACGAATGGGATTTTAATGGTTCTAAAGATTCTCATCTTGATGAAATTTTGGAGAGAAATATAGAAGAATTCGGGCCGGGCATTGAAGATGATAAATTTGTCAGGGATCTAATAAAGGGCGTTTTAGAAAATCGCGAAAAAATTGATGAAATTATCGTTAAAACCGCGCCGGAGTGGCCCCTTGGACAGATCGGCTTGGTTGATAGAAATGTTTTACGGCTCGGGATTTATGAGCTTTTATTCGGCAAGCGCGAAGAAGTGCCTCCCAAAGTTGCTATTAATGAAGCAATTGAATTGGCCAAAAGTTTTGGCGGCGAAACATCGGGAAAATTTATAAACGGCGTATTGGGAACTATATATAGAGCTATTGGCGAACCGGGCAAGGAAGAGGGCGGTCCGCGCCGCGGCAAAGAAAAATTAGATGAACAGAAAAATGATAAAGAATAA
- a CDS encoding ABC transporter substrate-binding protein: MNFKKLLYVLPLFLAIAVSPNISFANHESPTVFVKNMIDECLGILKSDESKDIQKEKILNLIKISFDFSSITENLLTGLKVNDKDKSALADLFPHLLEMRYGIFIKSANNLSVEYIGHKLFFFNFEAVVHTRMKISSHDIALDYKLHHVDGKWKIRDLEADSVSLVGNYKAQINRILTRMSFPDFIKYLEEIVGKKTDTTNGQQS, translated from the coding sequence ATGAATTTTAAAAAGCTCTTATATGTCCTGCCGCTCTTTTTAGCTATCGCAGTTTCTCCAAATATTTCTTTTGCCAATCATGAAAGCCCCACAGTTTTTGTAAAGAACATGATTGACGAGTGTCTTGGTATTCTTAAATCGGATGAAAGCAAAGATATTCAAAAAGAAAAGATTTTAAATCTCATAAAAATCTCTTTTGATTTTTCAAGTATTACCGAAAACTTACTTACCGGGTTGAAAGTTAACGATAAAGATAAATCGGCGCTTGCCGATCTCTTCCCCCATCTTCTGGAGATGCGGTATGGCATTTTTATAAAATCGGCAAATAATTTGTCCGTAGAATATATTGGCCATAAACTTTTCTTTTTTAACTTTGAAGCGGTTGTTCATACTCGTATGAAGATTTCTTCTCATGATATAGCCTTAGATTATAAATTGCATCATGTTGACGGAAAGTGGAAGATACGTGATCTTGAGGCAGATAGCGTTAGCCTGGTAGGTAATTACAAAGCACAAATTAACAGAATTCTTACGCGAATGTCATTTCCGGATTTTATAAAATATCTTGAAGAAATAGTCGGCAAGAAAACAGATACTACAAACGGCCAACAATCTTAA